The nucleotide window ACCGGGTGGCCTGGCAAGACTTTGCAACCGTGGAAGAACTGACCATGAGCACAGCAACAATCGGACAGCCCTATAACTATAAGGTCGTCCGCCAATTCGTCGTGGCAACCGTGGTATGGGGTGTCGTCGGGATGGCGATGGGGGTATGGATCGCTTCGCAACTGGTGTGGCCCGAGATGAACCTCGACCTGCCGTGGACCACCTTCGGCCGCTTGCGCCCGCTGCACACCAGCCTGGTGATTTTCGGCTTTGCCGGCAGCGCGCAATTCGCCGCCAGTTATTACGCGGTGCAGCGCACCTGCCAGGTACGGCTGTACTCCGACAAGCTCGCCGCATTCACCTTTTGGGGCTGGCAATCGGTGATCGTGGTGATGCTGATCACCCTGCCGCTGGGCTACACCACCACCAAGGAATACGCCGAGATCGAGTTCTCCGGCGCGGTGTGGATGACGGTGGTCTGGGTCGCCTATGCCATCGTGTTCTTCACCACCGTGGTGCAACGCAAGCCCCATCACATCTACGTCGGCAACTGGTTTTTCGGTGCATTCATCGTGGTGATCGCCATGCTGCACGTGGTCAATCACCTGTCGATTCCGGTGGACTGGTTCAAGTCGTATCCGGTGTACTCCGGGGCCACCGACGCCATGGTGCAATGGTGGTACGGGCACAACGCGGTGGGGTTCTTCCTCACCACCGGCTTCCTCGGGATGATGTATTACTTCGTGCCGAAACAGGTCGGGCGGCCGGTGTATTCCTATCGCTTGTCGATCATGCACTTCTGGGCGCTGATCACCCTGTACATCTGGGCCGGCCCCCACCACTTGCACTACACCGCGCTGCCGGACTGGGCGCAGTCGCTGGGCATGGCGATGTCGCTGATTCTGCTGGCGCCGAGCTGGGGCGGGATGATCAACGGCATGATGACGCTCTCGGGCGCCTGGCATAAATTGCGCACCGACCCGATCCTGCGCTTTCTGGTGCTGTCCCTGGCCTTCTACGGCATGTCGACCTTCGAAGGGCCGATGATGGCGATCAAAACGGTCAACGCCCTCTCCCACTACACCGACTGGACCATCGGCCACGTTCACGCAGGCGCCCTCGGCTGGGTGGCGATGATCACCTTCGGCGCCATTTACCACATGGTTCCGAAAGTCTTCGGCCGCACGCAAATGCACAGCGTGCCGTTGATCAACCTGCACTTCTGGCTGGCGACCATCGGCACCGTGCTGTACATCGCCTCGATGTGGGTCAACGGCATCACCCAGGGTTTGATGTGGCGCGCGATCAACGACGACGGCACGCTGACCTACTCGTTCGTCGAAGCCTTGCAGGCCAGTCATCCGGGGTTTGTGGTGCGCTTTGTCGGCGGGGTGTTCTTCCTCAGCGGCATGTTGCTGATGGCCTACAACGTGTGGCGCACGGTGCGGGTGGCGGACGTGAAGATGGCCGAACTTGAAGCGCAGTTTGCCTAAGGCAAGGAGCCTGACATGATCGAGATGGTGTTGAATCTATTGGGTGTTTTTGGGCTTTGGCTCGCAGTGGAATATTGCCTGAAACACCAGACCGCCGAGAGCCTGGACGATGCCAGCCTGATTCCGTTTGCCGATGACCCCGAGGTGGCGCGGCGGGTGGAACTGGCCACGGGCAAAACCGTGAAAGCGGTGGCACCGGAAGAGGTGAAGCCGGGTTGGGGCAACCTCGAAATCTGAGGCACACCCAACCCCCTGTGGGAGCGGGCTTGCCCGCGATGGCGGTTTAACATTCAACATTTGTATCGACTGACACTCCGCAATCGCGGGCAAGCCCGCTCCCGCAGGGTTGAGTGTCGATCACATGGGCATTAACTCCGCTCGCGTGGAATCAGACTCTGCAGTTGCTGCGCCAGGAAGTTCGCATCGAAGGCAAAGGTATCCGGGTCTTTCAAACCATTGGTCTTGCGCCACTGCCAACTGCTGGACGGTGGCAGGCACACCAGCGAAATGCTGCCATAACGCGCGGCGGTCAAGCCCATCACGGCCAGGGAAATCTGCCCCCCCGCGCCCATCACGTCCGGCACGAACTCCACCGGTTTGCCGGCGATGACGATGCTCAGTTTTTCGGTCTTGAACGTCGACGTCTCGACCGGCACGCTCGACCCGGACGCGACATACGCCTCGCGGCTCACCTCCAGCAGGTTCGGCGCCAGGACCGGTGCCAGCCACTGCTGGATCTGATCGAACAACTCACCAATGCGCGTCGCCCACACGGCCGATTGCGACTCAAACAGTTGCTTCTTGTGCGCTTCGCTTTCTGCGTAGTGGCGAAGCATCTCGCCCAGTTGCTGTACGTCATCCATTGCGGTGTTCCTTTGGTTGAAGCGGTGCTGCGGACTTTGAGCATGGCAGATGCGCGCCACAGGCGTACGACTAAAAGCGTAAACGGTATTGGCGGGGGGTCATGGCCAAGTGTTTGCGAAAGGCACTGCCCATGTGGGACTGATGGGCGAAGCCGACATCCAGCGCGATAGCGGCCAAGGGTAGATCAGTGCGTTCGATCATCCTTCGTGCCGCCTGAAGTCGCACTTCAATGAGGTAAGCGTGGGGCGTCAGGCCGATAGCCCGGGTGAAATCGCGCAGAAAACGCAGTTCGTTGTGCCCGTAGGTGGCAGCCAATTGTTCCAGTGTCAGAGGTTGCTGGAACTGCTCGGCGATCTGCTCCATGACTCGGGCGAAGGCCTTCGGCGTGGCACGCTGCGTTGTATCGGCTTTCGCATTCGCTACACCCACCAGAGCCACGGCACATTGCTCAAGGGCCAGCACGTCGGGTTGCGTGGCGAGCAACTGACGCCGTACCTCTCGCGCCAGGGCCAGCGCACGTCGATTGCCGCAAGACTGCACGCGATGGGCCACGGCGGGTAACTGTTCGCAGGCAAACGGCTCGTTCAGCCGCATCAGCAGATACTCACCACCGGTGGCCGATTCGGAAAACACTTCCACGCCGACCGGCGTGTACGCCAATACACCTGGCCAGGTATCGAAATCCGTCCGTCGGTCAGAATCGATCGCGTGCACGCCTTGCTGACGCTCCAGCGTCACCCCGAGGGTTTGCGACTGTGCCGGATCACGGGCGCTGTACGCCGCACGGGGCAAGAGTTGCAAGCAGACTTTGCCGCCCGGCAGGTACTGGCTCAGCACACCGGGCATGTGAAATTTTCTGATAGATCGGTACAAGGATCCACTGGACACTCTCTTGCAAGGGTTTGCCATTCACAGGAGCACGACATGCGCACCATCGGCCTTATCGGCGGCATGAGCTGGGAGTCCAGCGCCGAATATTACCGCCTCATCAACCAGCAAGTACGCGATCGCCTGGGGCCATTGCGTTCGGCGAAATTGCTAATGTACAGCGTCGACTTCGGCCCTGTCGAACAGGCCCAGCACGCCGGGCGCTGGGACGATGCGGCGGCGATTCTGGTGGATGCCGCGCGACGGCTGGAGACTGGCGGTGCCGAGTGCGTGGTGCTGTGTACCAACACCATGCACAAGGTGGCCGGGCAGATTCAGACGGCGATCGATATTCCGCTCCTGCACATTGCCGACCCGGCCGGTCAGGCGGCACTGGACGCCGGTGCGCTGCGGGTGGGGTTTCTGGGCACTGCATTCACCATGGAGCAGGACTTTCTCAAGGAGCGTCTGACGGCCAAAGGCCTGACGGTGCTGGTGCCGGAGGCCGAGGAGCGTCAGGCCGTGCACCGGATCATCTACGAT belongs to Pseudomonas sp. B21-015 and includes:
- a CDS encoding aspartate/glutamate racemase family protein, which codes for MRTIGLIGGMSWESSAEYYRLINQQVRDRLGPLRSAKLLMYSVDFGPVEQAQHAGRWDDAAAILVDAARRLETGGAECVVLCTNTMHKVAGQIQTAIDIPLLHIADPAGQAALDAGALRVGFLGTAFTMEQDFLKERLTAKGLTVLVPEAEERQAVHRIIYDELCVGLISEASRRVYQRVIESLTERGAQAIILGCTEIGLLIKPEHSALPLLDTTELHAQAAVAFALGD
- the ccoN gene encoding cytochrome-c oxidase, cbb3-type subunit I — its product is MSTATIGQPYNYKVVRQFVVATVVWGVVGMAMGVWIASQLVWPEMNLDLPWTTFGRLRPLHTSLVIFGFAGSAQFAASYYAVQRTCQVRLYSDKLAAFTFWGWQSVIVVMLITLPLGYTTTKEYAEIEFSGAVWMTVVWVAYAIVFFTTVVQRKPHHIYVGNWFFGAFIVVIAMLHVVNHLSIPVDWFKSYPVYSGATDAMVQWWYGHNAVGFFLTTGFLGMMYYFVPKQVGRPVYSYRLSIMHFWALITLYIWAGPHHLHYTALPDWAQSLGMAMSLILLAPSWGGMINGMMTLSGAWHKLRTDPILRFLVLSLAFYGMSTFEGPMMAIKTVNALSHYTDWTIGHVHAGALGWVAMITFGAIYHMVPKVFGRTQMHSVPLINLHFWLATIGTVLYIASMWVNGITQGLMWRAINDDGTLTYSFVEALQASHPGFVVRFVGGVFFLSGMLLMAYNVWRTVRVADVKMAELEAQFA
- a CDS encoding helix-turn-helix domain-containing protein, whose product is MPGVLSQYLPGGKVCLQLLPRAAYSARDPAQSQTLGVTLERQQGVHAIDSDRRTDFDTWPGVLAYTPVGVEVFSESATGGEYLLMRLNEPFACEQLPAVAHRVQSCGNRRALALAREVRRQLLATQPDVLALEQCAVALVGVANAKADTTQRATPKAFARVMEQIAEQFQQPLTLEQLAATYGHNELRFLRDFTRAIGLTPHAYLIEVRLQAARRMIERTDLPLAAIALDVGFAHQSHMGSAFRKHLAMTPRQYRLRF
- a CDS encoding cbb3-type cytochrome c oxidase subunit 3 produces the protein MIEMVLNLLGVFGLWLAVEYCLKHQTAESLDDASLIPFADDPEVARRVELATGKTVKAVAPEEVKPGWGNLEI